From one Dama dama isolate Ldn47 chromosome 32, ASM3311817v1, whole genome shotgun sequence genomic stretch:
- the ZNF703 gene encoding zinc finger protein 703: MSDSPAGSNPRTPESSGSGSGGGGKRPAAVSLLPPADPLRQANRLPIRVLKMLSAHTGHLLHPEYLQPLSSTPVSPIELDAKKSPLALLAQTCSQIGKPDPPPSSKLNSVAAANGLGAEKDPGRSASGAASASAALKQLGDSPAEDKSSFKPYSKGSGGGDSRKDSGSSSVSSSSSSSSSLSPGDKAGFRVPSAACTPFPPHGAPVSASSSSSSPGGSRGGSPHHSDCKTGASGELDKKDQESKPSPEPAAVSRGSSGDPGAHSGGGGGGGEPGASGRKSEPPSALVGAGHVAPVSPYKPGHSVFPLPPSSIGYHGSIVGAYAGYPSQFVPGLDPSKSGLVGGQLSGGLGLPPGKPPSSSPLTGASPPSFLQGLCRDPYCLGGYHGASHLGGSGCSTCSAHDPAGPGLKAGGYPLVYPGHPLQPAALSSSAAQAALPGHPLYTYGFMLQNEPLPHSCNWVAASGPCDKRFATSEELLSHLRTHTALPGAEKLLAAYPGASGLGSAAAAAASCHLHLPPPAAPGSPGSLSLRSPHTLGLSRYHPYGKSHLPTAGGLAVPSLPTAGPYYSPYALYGQRLASASALGYQ; the protein is encoded by the exons ATGAGCGATTCGCCCGCTGGATCTAACCCAAGGACACCCGAGAGCAGCGgcagcggcagcggcggcggcgggaagAGGCCGGCGGCGGTGTCCCTCTTGCCCCCGGCGGACCCCCTGCGCCAGGCGAACCGGCTTCCCATCCGGGTCCTGAAGATGCTGAGCGCTCACACCGGCCACCTCCTGCACCCGGAGTACCTGCAGCCGCTGTCCTCCACGCCCGTGAGCCCCATCGAG CTGGACGCCAAGAAGAGTCCTTTGGCGTTGCTGGCCCAGACTTGCTCGCAGATCGGCAAGCCGGACCCGCCGCCCTCGTCCAAGCTCAACTCGGTAGCGGCGGCCAACGGGCTGGGAGCGGAGAAGGACCCGGGCCGCTCGGCCTCGGGCGCCGCCTCGGCCTCTGCGGCGCTCAAGCAGCTGGGGGACTCCCCGGCCGAGGACAAGTCCAGCTTCAAGCCCTACTCCAAGGGCTCCGGGGGCGGCGACTCCCGCAAGGACAGCGGCTCCTCCTCCGTgtcctccagctcctccagctcctcctccttgTCCCCGGGAGACAAGGCGGGCTTCAGGGTGCCCAGTGCCGCCTGCACGCCCTTCCCCCCGCATGGAGCGCCGGTCTCGGCTTCGTCGTCCTCGTCCTCCCCTGGCGGTTCCCGGGGCGGCTCCCCGCACCACTCTGACTGCAAGACCGGGGCCAGCGGGGAGCTGGACAAGAAAGACCAGGAGTCCAAGCCCAGCCCGGAGCCGGCGGCCGTGAGCCGCGGCAGCAGCGGGGACCCTGGCGCGCACAGcggtggtggcggcggcggcggcgagcccGGGGCCTCCGGGCGCAAGTCGGAGCCGCCCTCCGCGCTGGTGGGGGCCGGCCACGTGGCGCCGGTGTCGCCCTACAAGCCGGGCCACTCGgtgttccctctgcctccctccagcATCGGCTACCACGGCTCCATCGTGGGTGCCTACGCCGGCTACCCGTCTCAGTTCGTGCCTGGCCTGGATCCCAGCAAGTCTGGCCTCGTGGGAGGCCAGCTGTCGGGGGGCCTGGGCCTGCCGCCGGGCAAGCCCCCCAGCTCCAGCCCGCTCACCGGGGCCTCCCCGCCGTCCTTCCTGCAGGGATTATGCCGAGACCCCTACTGCCTGGGAGGTTACCACGGCGCCTCGCACCTCGGCGGCTCGGGCTGCTCCACGTGCAGCGCGCACGACCCGGCTGGGCCCGGCCTGAAGGCGGGGGGCTACCCGCTGGTGTACCCGGGGCACCCGCTGCAGCCGGCCGCGCTCTCGTCCAGCGCCGCCCAGGCGGCACTCCCCGGCCACCCGCTCTACACCTACGGCTTCATGCTGCAGAACGAACCGCTGCCCCACAGCTGCAACTGGGTGGCGGCCAGCGGGCCCTGCGACAAGCGCTTCGCCACCTCGGAGGAGCTGCTCAGCCACCTGCGGACTCACACGGCCCTGCCCGGCGCCGAGAAACTTCTGGCCGCCTACCCGGGGGCCTCGGGCCTGGGCagcgccgccgcggccgccgcctcctgccacctgcacctgcccccgcccgccgcccccgGCAGCCCGGGGTCGCTGTCCTTGAGGAGTCCACACACTTTGGGGCTAAGCCGGTACCACCCGTACGGCAAGAGCCACTTGCCCACAGCCGGGGGCCTGGCCGTGCCGTCGCTGCCCACAGCCGGACCCTACTACTCACCGTACGCGCTGTACGGACAGAGACTGGCCTCCGCCTCGGCGCTCGGGTACCAGtaa